Proteins encoded in a region of the Streptomyces sp. NBC_00310 genome:
- a CDS encoding NAD(P)H-hydrate dehydratase codes for MRSAHRVETVRTAERTLMARLPDGALMQRAAAGLAAACADVLPRRVYGSRIVLLTGSGDNGGDTLYAGARLAKRGAGVTAVLLTPDRTHPDALKTLLRAGGTTTTPHSAAAPISRADLVLDGIVGIGGKGGLRPEAAHLADLVAASRATVVAVDLPSGIEPDTGEVRGAAVRADLTVTFGTHKPGLLIDPARAYAGSVRLIDIGLADTLPAAPALESLQHADLAALLPHPSQESDKYRRGVVGIVAGSARYPGAAVLAVAGALRGGAGAVRYVGAATDAVLARFPETLVSNTGPKKAGRVQAWVAGPGAGDDPAPVAEALSTDVPVLLDADGLRLADRDTVRTRPAPTLMTPHAGEAAALLGVSREEVEASRLTAVRELARAYDATVLLKGSTTLIAAPDPDAPVRVNPTGTPWLATAGSGDVLSGLAGSLLAAGLSPLDAASAAAYLHGLAGRYAADGAPTGAHDVAEAIPAAWRDITA; via the coding sequence ATGCGCTCAGCCCACCGTGTCGAAACCGTCCGCACAGCCGAACGCACCCTGATGGCCCGGCTCCCCGACGGCGCCCTGATGCAGCGCGCGGCCGCAGGCCTGGCCGCGGCCTGCGCGGACGTCCTCCCCCGCCGGGTGTACGGCAGCCGCATCGTCCTCCTCACCGGCAGCGGGGACAACGGCGGCGACACCCTCTACGCCGGCGCCCGCCTGGCCAAACGCGGCGCGGGCGTGACGGCCGTCCTCCTCACCCCCGACCGCACCCACCCGGACGCCCTCAAGACCCTCCTGCGAGCAGGCGGCACCACGACCACCCCCCACTCCGCCGCCGCCCCCATCTCCCGTGCCGACCTCGTCCTGGACGGCATCGTCGGCATCGGCGGCAAGGGCGGCCTGCGCCCCGAAGCCGCCCACCTCGCCGACCTCGTGGCCGCCTCCCGGGCCACGGTCGTCGCCGTGGACCTCCCGAGCGGCATCGAACCGGACACCGGCGAGGTGCGCGGCGCAGCCGTCCGCGCCGACCTCACCGTCACCTTCGGCACCCACAAGCCGGGCCTCCTCATCGACCCGGCCCGCGCGTACGCCGGCTCGGTCCGTCTGATCGACATCGGCCTGGCGGACACCCTCCCGGCCGCCCCGGCCCTGGAATCCCTCCAGCACGCCGACCTGGCCGCCCTTCTCCCGCACCCGTCCCAGGAGAGCGACAAGTACCGGCGAGGGGTCGTGGGGATCGTGGCGGGCTCCGCCCGCTACCCGGGCGCGGCGGTCCTCGCGGTCGCGGGCGCCCTGCGCGGCGGAGCGGGCGCGGTCCGCTACGTGGGCGCGGCCACCGACGCGGTCCTGGCCCGCTTCCCGGAGACCCTGGTCTCGAACACGGGCCCGAAGAAGGCGGGCCGGGTCCAGGCCTGGGTGGCGGGCCCCGGGGCCGGCGACGACCCGGCCCCCGTCGCCGAGGCCCTCTCCACCGACGTCCCCGTCCTCCTCGACGCCGACGGCCTCCGCCTCGCCGACCGCGACACGGTACGCACCCGCCCGGCCCCGACCCTGATGACCCCGCACGCCGGAGAAGCCGCGGCCCTCCTCGGCGTCTCCCGCGAGGAGGTGGAGGCCTCCCGCCTGACCGCCGTCCGCGAGCTGGCCCGCGCCTACGACGCGACGGTCCTCCTCAAGGGCTCCACCACCCTGATCGCCGCCCCCGACCCCGACGCCCCGGTCCGCGTCAACCCGACCGGCACCCCCTGGCTCGCCACCGCCGGCAGCGGCGACGTCCTCTCCGGTCTGGCGGGCTCGCTCCTGGCCGCCGGTCTCTCCCCGCTGGACGCGGCGAGCGCGGCGGCGTACCTCCACGGCCTGGCGGGCCGCTACGCCGCCGACGGCGCCCCGACGGGCGCCCACGACGTGGCGGAGGCGATCCCGGCGGCATGGCGGGACATCACCGCCTGA
- a CDS encoding holo-ACP synthase — MPIIGVGIDVAEIDRFRASLDRTPSMADRLFLPSELLLPSGERRGIASLAARFAAKEALAKALGAPSGLRWTDAEVYVEASGQPRLRVTGTVASRASELGVKSWHISLSHDAGVASAVVIAEG; from the coding sequence ATGCCCATCATCGGAGTCGGCATCGACGTCGCCGAGATCGACCGTTTCCGCGCCTCGCTGGACCGCACCCCCAGCATGGCCGATCGCCTCTTCCTCCCCAGCGAACTCCTGCTCCCCAGCGGGGAACGCCGGGGCATCGCCTCCCTCGCGGCGCGCTTCGCCGCGAAGGAGGCCCTCGCCAAGGCCCTGGGCGCCCCCAGCGGCCTGCGCTGGACCGACGCCGAGGTCTACGTCGAGGCCTCCGGCCAGCCCCGCCTCCGCGTGACCGGCACGGTCGCGTCCCGCGCCTCCGAACTGGGCGTCAAGTCCTGGCACATCTCGTTGAGCCACGACGCGGGGGTGGCCTCGGCGGTGGTGATCGCCGAGGGGTGA
- the glmS gene encoding glutamine--fructose-6-phosphate transaminase (isomerizing) — protein MCGIVGYVGSQSALDVVLAGLKRLEYRGYDSAGVAVLADGGLAAAKKAGKLVNLEKELVGRPLPTGSTGIGHTRWATHGGPTDTNAHPHLDNAGRVAVVHNGIIENFAALRAELAERGHDLTSETDTEVVAHLLAEEYSSCDDLAEAMRHVCRRLEGAFTLVAVHADAPDVVVGARRNSPLVAGVGEGEAFLASDVAAFIAHTRSAIELGQDQVVELRRDGVTVTTFDGRPAEVRSFHVDWDASAAEKGGYDYFMLKEIAEQPKAVADTLLGRIDAAGSLSLDELRIPHSELRETDKVVIVACGTAFHAGMIAKYAIEHWTRIPCEVELASEFRYRDPILGPRTLVIAISQSGETMDTLMALRHAREQGARVLAICNTNGSTIPRESDAVLYTHAGPEVAVASTKAFLTQLVACYLVALYLGQVRGTKWGDEIRAVIRDLSRISREVERVLETMEPVRELARTLADKNTVLFLGRHVGYPVALEGALKLKELAYMHAEGFAAGELKHGPIALIEEDLPVVVVVPSPAGRSLLHDKIVSNIQEIRARGARTIVIAEEGDEAVVPYADHLIRIPATPTLLQPLVATVPLQVFACELATARGNEVDQPRNLAKSVTVE, from the coding sequence ATGTGCGGAATCGTGGGTTACGTCGGATCGCAGTCCGCGCTCGACGTGGTCCTGGCCGGGCTGAAGCGGCTGGAGTACCGGGGGTACGACTCCGCGGGCGTCGCGGTACTGGCCGACGGCGGTCTGGCCGCCGCCAAAAAGGCCGGAAAACTGGTCAACCTGGAGAAGGAGCTGGTCGGGCGCCCGCTGCCGACCGGTTCGACCGGCATCGGCCACACCCGCTGGGCCACGCACGGCGGCCCCACGGACACCAACGCCCACCCGCATCTCGACAACGCGGGCCGGGTCGCCGTCGTCCACAACGGCATCATCGAGAACTTCGCCGCGCTGCGCGCGGAACTGGCCGAGCGGGGCCACGACCTGACCTCCGAGACGGACACCGAGGTCGTCGCCCACCTGCTCGCCGAGGAGTACTCGTCGTGCGACGACCTCGCGGAGGCGATGCGGCATGTGTGCCGTCGGCTGGAGGGCGCGTTCACGCTGGTCGCGGTGCACGCGGACGCGCCGGACGTGGTCGTGGGCGCCCGCCGCAACTCCCCCCTGGTGGCCGGTGTCGGCGAGGGCGAGGCCTTCCTCGCCTCGGACGTCGCCGCGTTCATCGCCCACACTCGGTCGGCGATCGAGCTGGGCCAGGACCAGGTGGTCGAACTGCGCCGCGACGGCGTCACGGTGACGACCTTCGACGGCCGCCCCGCCGAGGTCCGCTCCTTCCACGTCGACTGGGACGCGTCGGCGGCGGAGAAGGGCGGCTACGACTACTTCATGCTCAAGGAGATCGCCGAGCAGCCCAAGGCGGTCGCGGACACGCTCCTCGGCCGTATCGACGCGGCGGGCTCGCTGTCCCTGGACGAGCTCCGGATCCCGCACTCGGAGCTGCGCGAGACGGACAAGGTGGTCATCGTCGCGTGCGGTACGGCGTTCCACGCGGGCATGATCGCCAAGTACGCCATCGAGCACTGGACCCGTATCCCGTGCGAGGTGGAGCTGGCGAGCGAGTTCCGCTACCGGGACCCGATCCTCGGCCCGCGCACCCTGGTCATCGCCATCTCCCAGTCCGGCGAGACCATGGACACGCTGATGGCCCTGCGCCACGCCCGCGAACAGGGCGCCCGCGTCCTCGCCATCTGCAACACCAACGGCTCGACGATCCCCCGCGAGTCCGACGCGGTCCTCTACACCCACGCGGGCCCGGAGGTGGCGGTCGCCTCGACGAAGGCGTTCCTGACCCAGCTGGTGGCCTGCTACCTCGTCGCGCTGTATCTCGGCCAGGTGCGCGGCACCAAGTGGGGCGACGAGATCCGGGCGGTGATCCGCGACCTCTCCCGCATCTCCCGCGAGGTGGAACGGGTCCTCGAAACGATGGAGCCGGTAAGGGAGTTGGCGCGCACCCTCGCCGACAAGAACACGGTGCTGTTCCTGGGCCGTCACGTGGGCTACCCGGTCGCTCTGGAAGGCGCCCTGAAGCTCAAGGAGTTGGCCTACATGCACGCGGAGGGCTTCGCGGCGGGCGAGCTGAAGCACGGCCCGATCGCCCTGATCGAGGAGGACCTCCCGGTGGTCGTCGTGGTCCCGTCCCCCGCCGGCCGCTCCCTCCTCCACGACAAGATCGTCTCCAACATCCAGGAGATCCGCGCGCGCGGTGCCCGCACGATCGTCATCGCGGAGGAGGGCGACGAGGCGGTGGTCCCGTACGCCGACCACCTGATCCGCATCCCGGCGACCCCCACCCTGCTCCAGCCGTTGGTGGCCACGGTCCCCCTCCAGGTCTTCGCCTGCGAACTGGCGACGGCGCGGGGCAACGAGGTGGACCAGCCGCGGAACCTGGCGAAGTCGGTGACGGTGGAGTGA
- the alr gene encoding alanine racemase, whose product MSETAPLRSAPLRARAEIDLDALRANVRTLRASAPGAELMAVVKSDAYGHGAVRCARAAVEAGATWLGTATPEEALALRAAGLSGRLMCWLWAPGGPWREAVEAGLDVGVSGLWALREVTDAARAAGARARVQLKADTGLGRNGCQPDSWPELVAEALRAEAEGLVTVTGLWSHFACADEPGHPSIEAQLTRFREMVAYAEDRGVRPEVRHIANSPATLTRPDAHFDLVRTGIALYGISPSPELGSPADLGLRPVMRLSASLALVKHVSGGHGVSYGHHYVTPGATTLGLVPVGYADGIPRHASGTGPVLVGGKWRTVAGRVAMDQFVVDLGGDEPAAGDEVVLFGAGDGGEPTAEDWAKAAGTIAYEIVTRIGTRVPRVYVDTGE is encoded by the coding sequence ATGAGTGAGACAGCACCTCTGCGGAGCGCGCCCCTGCGGGCCCGTGCCGAGATCGATCTGGATGCCCTGCGGGCCAATGTGCGGACGTTGCGTGCGTCGGCGCCGGGTGCCGAGCTGATGGCCGTGGTCAAGTCGGACGCGTACGGCCATGGCGCGGTGCGGTGTGCCCGGGCGGCGGTCGAGGCGGGGGCGACCTGGCTGGGGACGGCCACACCGGAGGAGGCGCTGGCGCTGCGGGCGGCGGGGCTGTCGGGGCGGCTGATGTGCTGGCTGTGGGCGCCGGGCGGCCCGTGGCGCGAGGCGGTCGAGGCCGGACTGGACGTCGGGGTCAGTGGGCTGTGGGCGCTGCGCGAGGTCACCGACGCCGCCCGTGCGGCGGGCGCACGCGCGCGCGTGCAGCTCAAGGCCGACACCGGGCTCGGGCGCAACGGCTGCCAGCCCGACAGCTGGCCGGAGCTCGTCGCCGAGGCGCTGCGGGCGGAGGCCGAGGGGCTCGTGACGGTCACCGGACTCTGGTCGCACTTCGCGTGCGCCGACGAGCCGGGGCACCCGTCCATCGAGGCCCAGCTCACCCGCTTCCGCGAGATGGTCGCGTACGCCGAGGACCGGGGCGTCCGCCCGGAGGTGCGGCACATCGCCAACTCACCCGCCACCCTCACCCGCCCGGACGCGCACTTCGATCTCGTCCGCACGGGAATCGCCCTCTACGGCATCTCGCCCAGCCCGGAGCTGGGCAGCCCGGCCGACCTCGGGCTGCGCCCGGTGATGCGGCTCAGCGCCTCGCTCGCGCTGGTCAAGCACGTCTCCGGGGGCCACGGCGTCAGCTACGGGCACCACTACGTCACGCCCGGCGCCACCACCCTCGGCCTGGTCCCCGTCGGCTACGCGGACGGCATCCCCCGGCACGCCTCCGGCACCGGGCCCGTGCTGGTCGGCGGCAAGTGGCGGACGGTCGCGGGCCGGGTCGCCATGGACCAGTTCGTCGTCGACCTCGGCGGGGACGAACCCGCCGCCGGCGACGAGGTCGTGCTGTTCGGGGCGGGAGACGGGGGCGAGCCGACCGCCGAGGACTGGGCGAAGGCGGCCGGAACCATCGCGTACGAGATCGTGACGCGCATCGGAACCCGCGTTCCGCGCGTCTACGTCGACACGGGTGAGTGA
- a CDS encoding alpha/beta fold hydrolase, whose product MSESSAEAVEAVASAAAATAASGDGIWRRAGVAGAAIGVVAAGAAAGVAIERLTVGRGMRRKAQLALDSTGPYGALRGTPAKAYADDGTELYYEVDDVEPEAGLSPRRRRLFGRKAPAPVTVVFSHGYCLNQDSWHFQRAALRGVVRTVHWDQRSHGRSGRGVAQVQDERPVTIDQLGRDLKAVIDAAVPEGPIVLVGHSMGGMTVMALAAHYPELIRERVVAVALVGTSSGRLGEVNFGLPVAGVNAVRRVLPGVLKALGQQAALVERGRRATADLFAGLIKRYSFASRDVDPAVARFAERMIEGTPIDVVAEFYPAFTEHDKTEALVTFAELPVLVLAGVKDLVTPSEHSEAIADVLPDAELVLVPDAGHLVMLEHPEVVTDRLADLLTRAGAVPAGATVSGYGSASSTARPG is encoded by the coding sequence GTGAGCGAGAGCAGCGCGGAGGCCGTGGAGGCCGTCGCGAGCGCGGCCGCCGCCACGGCCGCGTCCGGCGACGGGATCTGGCGCAGAGCCGGTGTCGCGGGGGCGGCGATAGGCGTGGTCGCGGCGGGCGCGGCGGCCGGCGTCGCCATAGAGCGGCTCACCGTCGGACGCGGCATGCGCAGGAAGGCCCAACTCGCGCTCGACTCCACCGGCCCGTACGGGGCGCTGCGCGGCACCCCGGCCAAGGCGTACGCCGACGACGGCACCGAGCTGTACTACGAGGTCGACGACGTCGAGCCCGAGGCCGGTCTCTCGCCCCGCAGACGCCGGCTCTTCGGCCGCAAGGCCCCGGCCCCCGTCACCGTCGTCTTCAGCCACGGCTACTGCCTCAACCAGGACTCCTGGCACTTCCAGCGGGCCGCGCTGCGCGGTGTCGTACGGACGGTGCACTGGGACCAGCGCAGCCACGGCCGCTCCGGGCGCGGGGTGGCCCAGGTGCAGGACGAGCGGCCGGTCACCATCGACCAGCTCGGGCGCGACCTCAAGGCCGTCATCGACGCGGCGGTCCCCGAGGGGCCCATCGTGCTCGTCGGGCACTCCATGGGCGGCATGACCGTCATGGCGCTGGCCGCGCACTACCCGGAGCTGATCCGCGAGCGGGTCGTCGCCGTCGCGCTGGTCGGTACGTCGTCGGGGCGGCTCGGCGAGGTCAACTTCGGGCTGCCGGTCGCGGGCGTCAACGCGGTGCGGCGGGTGCTGCCGGGGGTGCTGAAGGCGCTGGGGCAGCAGGCCGCGCTGGTGGAGCGGGGGCGGCGGGCGACCGCCGATCTGTTCGCCGGGCTCATCAAGCGGTACTCGTTCGCGTCGCGGGACGTCGATCCGGCGGTCGCGCGGTTCGCCGAACGGATGATCGAGGGCACCCCGATCGACGTGGTCGCCGAGTTCTACCCGGCGTTCACCGAGCACGACAAGACCGAGGCACTGGTGACCTTCGCCGAGCTGCCGGTGCTGGTGCTGGCCGGGGTCAAGGACCTCGTCACGCCGAGCGAGCACAGCGAGGCGATCGCGGACGTGCTGCCGGACGCGGAGTTGGTGCTGGTGCCGGACGCCGGGCATCTGGTGATGCTGGAGCACCCCGAGGTCGTGACCGACCGGCTCGCCGACCTTCTCACCCGGGCGGGGGCCGTTCCGGCGGGGGCTACCGTAAGTGGTTATGGAAGCGCCAGCAGCACCGCACGTCCCGGGTGA
- the tsaE gene encoding tRNA (adenosine(37)-N6)-threonylcarbamoyltransferase complex ATPase subunit type 1 TsaE: MEAPAAPHVPGESGTSLRITVHSPDQMLELGRRLAKLLRAGDLVMLNGELGAGKTTLTRGLGEGLGVRGAVTSPTFVIARVHPPLGEGPPLVHVDAYRLGGGLDEMEDLDLDVSLPDSVIVVEWGEGKVEELTDDRLNVVIHRAVGDTTDEVRHVSVTGLGERWGSVELGVLSA, from the coding sequence ATGGAAGCGCCAGCAGCACCGCACGTCCCGGGTGAGTCCGGCACGTCTCTGCGGATCACCGTACATTCGCCCGACCAGATGCTGGAGCTGGGCCGTCGCCTGGCGAAGCTGTTGCGGGCGGGCGATCTCGTGATGCTCAACGGGGAGTTGGGCGCCGGGAAGACGACCCTGACCCGGGGGCTCGGGGAGGGGCTGGGGGTGCGGGGTGCGGTCACCTCGCCGACCTTCGTCATCGCCCGGGTGCATCCCCCGCTGGGGGAGGGGCCGCCGCTCGTCCATGTCGACGCGTACCGCCTGGGGGGCGGGCTGGACGAGATGGAGGACCTCGATCTCGATGTCTCGCTGCCGGATTCGGTGATCGTGGTGGAGTGGGGCGAGGGGAAGGTCGAGGAGCTGACGGACGACCGGCTGAACGTGGTCATCCATCGGGCGGTCGGGGACACGACGGACGAGGTACGGCACGTGAGCGTCACCGGGCTGGGGGAGCGGTGGGGCTCCGTCGAGCTGGGTGTGCTGTCCGCGTAA